Proteins encoded within one genomic window of Candidatus Palauibacter scopulicola:
- a CDS encoding HD domain-containing protein — translation MARIRTIRDPLWGNVRVEGDAAEILDAPQFQRLRRVKQLGFAHLVYPGGVHNRFLHALGVYHLVSRAISRLERDGHLEALDAEDMGELPVVRLGALLHDVGHYAFSHAVEELGPSAIPGDHEEIAARFMAADPIRRVLERYGPDAPARIGALIRGRSGHPLQGLISGSLDLDKIDYLRRDSLFCGVPYGAVDVDRLLPALTVAREGEGRRLELAVSEKGLSALETLLFSKYQMFRNVYWHHAVRAATLTFVRLVQTALGSGLLASEDLAGPSDEELLALIGRRIERSSAGAGYDGASAVGRAAKLLRALVDRRLPKRLVELTGDQLPDALSSWPSRRPDLVAALERRMALEWGLAEGAVMLDYPSYPGMLELNLLLVRNDGEVRRLTALGERGLIDIPRLGRSLHHSARVLRIFSFEPSAPRDPKPVLALIEAAEEEVEARLGSGVPLLA, via the coding sequence ATGGCCAGAATACGAACCATCCGTGATCCCCTGTGGGGGAACGTCCGCGTGGAGGGGGACGCGGCCGAGATTCTCGACGCGCCGCAGTTCCAGCGCCTGCGGCGGGTCAAGCAACTCGGCTTCGCGCACCTCGTGTATCCCGGCGGCGTGCACAACCGCTTCCTGCACGCCCTCGGCGTCTACCATCTCGTCTCGCGGGCCATCTCCCGTCTGGAGCGCGACGGACACCTCGAGGCGCTGGATGCGGAAGACATGGGCGAACTGCCGGTCGTCCGTCTCGGCGCGCTCCTCCACGACGTGGGGCACTACGCCTTCTCGCACGCGGTGGAGGAACTCGGTCCGAGCGCGATCCCGGGAGACCACGAGGAGATCGCGGCGCGCTTCATGGCGGCGGACCCCATCCGGCGCGTCCTCGAGCGGTACGGCCCGGATGCCCCGGCGCGCATCGGTGCCCTCATCCGCGGGAGGTCCGGCCACCCGCTGCAGGGACTGATCTCCGGATCGCTGGACCTCGACAAGATCGACTACCTCCGGCGCGACTCCCTCTTCTGCGGCGTGCCGTACGGGGCCGTGGACGTCGACCGCCTGCTCCCCGCGCTCACCGTCGCCCGGGAGGGAGAGGGACGCCGGCTCGAACTCGCGGTCAGCGAGAAGGGGCTCAGCGCGCTGGAGACGCTCCTCTTCTCCAAGTACCAGATGTTCCGCAACGTCTACTGGCACCACGCCGTGCGCGCCGCGACGCTGACCTTCGTGCGCCTCGTGCAGACGGCGCTCGGCAGCGGACTGCTCGCGTCCGAGGACTTGGCGGGCCCCAGCGACGAGGAACTGCTCGCGCTCATCGGCCGGCGCATCGAACGATCGTCGGCGGGCGCGGGTTACGACGGCGCGTCCGCCGTCGGCCGGGCGGCGAAGCTGCTGCGGGCGCTCGTCGACCGGCGCCTTCCGAAGCGGCTCGTGGAGCTGACGGGCGATCAGCTTCCGGACGCGTTGTCGTCGTGGCCGTCGCGGCGCCCGGACCTCGTCGCCGCGCTCGAACGGCGCATGGCGCTCGAGTGGGGACTCGCCGAGGGCGCGGTCATGCTCGACTACCCGAGCTACCCGGGCATGCTCGAGCTCAACCTGCTCCTCGTGCGGAACGACGGCGAAGTTCGCCGGCTGACGGCGCTGGGCGAGCGCGGCCTCATCGACATCCCGCGGCTCGGGCGTTCCCTGCACCACTCGGCGCGGGTTCTGCGCATCTTCTCCTTCGAACCTTCCGCTCCGCGCGATCCGAAGCCGGTGCTGGCGCTGATCGAAGCCGCGGAGGAGGAAGTGGAGGCGCGGCTCGGCTCGGGAGTGCCGCTCCTGGCCTGA
- a CDS encoding radical SAM protein yields the protein MPGSALPIEPQRDSARARKIHSPAPASNGAGPAAEPRADAPLVRLDHLDTLWFQVTGTICNLRCVHCFISCAPDNDSFEFLSLAEVEDWLGRSEKWGVKEYYFTGGEPFMHPDLPAMLERTLERGPASVLTNGTLLPARALKPIARTARAASYSLEMRVSLDGPSPETNDPIRGAGTFDRAMDGVRKLLAEGFLPIITATQVWEPERDEEVRQAFVARLRSLGYENPRLKILPSLRIGREADRVRPYADEERVTEAMLEGYDENQLLCASSRVVTNRGIYACPILIETPAARMGSTLEEASRPVRLGESACHTCWLHGAICSNYGGIGQDVS from the coding sequence ATGCCTGGATCGGCGCTGCCGATCGAACCACAGCGAGACAGCGCGAGAGCGCGGAAGATCCACTCGCCCGCGCCCGCGTCGAACGGCGCGGGTCCGGCTGCGGAGCCGCGCGCGGATGCGCCCCTCGTGCGGCTGGACCACCTGGACACGCTCTGGTTTCAGGTGACCGGGACGATCTGCAACCTGCGCTGCGTCCACTGCTTCATCAGCTGTGCCCCGGACAACGACAGCTTCGAGTTTCTCTCCCTCGCCGAGGTCGAGGACTGGCTCGGGCGCTCCGAGAAGTGGGGCGTCAAGGAGTACTACTTCACCGGCGGCGAGCCCTTCATGCATCCCGACCTCCCCGCCATGCTGGAACGGACCCTGGAGCGGGGGCCCGCTTCCGTGCTGACGAACGGGACTCTGCTCCCCGCGCGGGCCCTGAAGCCCATCGCCCGGACCGCCCGCGCGGCGAGCTACTCGCTCGAGATGCGCGTTTCCCTCGACGGGCCGTCGCCCGAGACGAACGACCCCATCCGGGGCGCGGGCACCTTCGATCGCGCGATGGACGGCGTCCGGAAGCTGCTCGCCGAGGGATTCCTTCCGATCATCACCGCGACGCAGGTATGGGAACCGGAACGGGATGAAGAGGTTCGACAAGCCTTCGTCGCACGGCTTCGGTCGCTCGGGTACGAGAACCCGCGGCTCAAGATTCTCCCGTCGCTCCGCATCGGACGCGAAGCCGACCGGGTGCGCCCCTATGCGGATGAGGAGCGCGTGACGGAGGCGATGCTGGAGGGATACGACGAGAACCAGCTGCTCTGCGCGTCGAGCCGGGTAGTGACGAACCGCGGCATCTACGCCTGTCCCATCCTCATCGAGACGCCCGCGGCGCGCATGGGTTCGACGCTCGAAGAGGCGTCCCGCCCGGTGCGGCTCGGCGAGTCCGCGTGCCACACGTGCTGGCTGCACGGCGCGATCTGCTCCAACTACGGGGGCATCGGGCAGGATGTCTCCTGA
- a CDS encoding metallophosphoesterase family protein — translation MSPEPRRIAVFGGVYSNHLALAAAIEDAASRGAEAIYCLGDLGAFGPHPDRVFPLLIDHDVRVLRGNYDDSIARGLDDCQCGYTDPRDNYFARLSYRYTFRNTDERWRRWMGRLPGEIRLEANGTRVLMCHGSPRRMNEFLWESATSTQFLAWLAGEYEADIVLATHTGIPWHRPLPGGGFFANVGVLGRPANDGRPEVWYALLDFGADTGAPPSLEFVPVSYDHERLAGEMRDEGLPEEFVETIVTGWWTTCLEVLPARERARGRF, via the coding sequence ATGTCTCCTGAACCGCGACGGATCGCCGTCTTCGGCGGCGTCTACAGCAATCACCTGGCGCTGGCGGCGGCAATTGAGGACGCGGCCTCCCGGGGGGCGGAAGCGATCTACTGCCTGGGCGACCTCGGGGCGTTCGGCCCCCACCCGGACCGGGTCTTTCCGCTCCTCATCGACCACGACGTTCGCGTTCTGCGCGGGAACTACGACGATTCGATCGCGCGCGGCCTCGATGATTGCCAGTGCGGCTACACCGACCCGCGCGACAACTACTTCGCCCGGCTCTCGTACCGCTACACGTTCCGGAACACGGACGAGCGGTGGCGCCGCTGGATGGGCCGCCTCCCCGGCGAGATCCGCCTCGAGGCGAACGGGACGCGGGTGCTCATGTGCCACGGCAGCCCCCGGCGCATGAACGAGTTCCTCTGGGAATCCGCGACCTCAACACAGTTTCTGGCCTGGCTCGCCGGCGAGTACGAGGCGGACATCGTGCTCGCGACCCATACCGGGATCCCTTGGCATCGCCCGCTGCCCGGCGGCGGATTCTTCGCCAACGTCGGCGTCCTGGGCAGGCCCGCGAACGACGGGCGGCCGGAGGTGTGGTACGCACTGCTCGATTTCGGCGCCGACACGGGGGCGCCGCCGAGTCTCGAGTTCGTGCCGGTGAGCTACGATCACGAGCGCCTCGCCGGCGAGATGCGCGACGAAGGACTGCCGGAGGAGTTCGTGGAGACGATCGTCACGGGGTGGTGGACCACCTGCCTCGAGGTCCTCCCGGCCCGCGAACGCGCCCGCGGCCGGTTCTGA
- a CDS encoding RNA polymerase sigma factor RpoD/SigA encodes MDREGLSPNILERYLEELGRYPLLSPSEERETARSARSGDSSALDRLIRANLRFVISIARRYRNKGLSFLDLIQEGNVGLVIAARKFDPDHGVKFISYAVWWIRQAILSAIAKQGRPVRVPLNRANELARMIRARGELRQTLDREPSDRELAEETGLTMPTVALLRRLNAREVRLDARVGAADDSDLAERFLADETDVEEVVEQRLLKRHIAEGLRRLRPRDARVVRLYYGLQGEDPHTLEQIGRLLGVTRERVRQLRDRALRELREGPEGQSLATFAT; translated from the coding sequence ATGGATCGCGAGGGTTTGTCGCCGAACATCCTGGAACGTTACCTCGAGGAGCTGGGTCGTTATCCACTCCTGAGCCCCAGCGAGGAACGTGAGACCGCGCGCTCGGCTCGCAGCGGCGACTCCTCCGCCCTCGACCGCCTCATCCGCGCGAATCTCCGCTTCGTCATTTCCATCGCCCGACGATACCGCAACAAGGGGCTGAGCTTCCTCGACCTGATTCAGGAGGGGAACGTCGGCCTGGTCATCGCTGCCCGGAAGTTCGACCCGGACCACGGCGTGAAGTTCATCAGCTACGCCGTGTGGTGGATCCGCCAGGCGATCCTGTCCGCCATCGCGAAGCAGGGCCGGCCGGTGCGGGTGCCTCTCAATCGGGCGAACGAGCTGGCGCGTATGATCCGCGCGCGGGGTGAACTGCGTCAGACCCTCGACCGTGAGCCCAGCGATCGGGAGCTCGCCGAGGAGACGGGGTTGACGATGCCCACGGTCGCGCTGCTGCGGAGACTGAACGCGCGCGAGGTTCGACTCGACGCGCGGGTCGGGGCCGCCGACGACAGCGATCTCGCGGAGCGGTTCCTCGCGGACGAGACGGATGTCGAGGAAGTCGTCGAGCAGCGCCTGCTGAAGCGGCACATCGCCGAGGGTCTGCGCCGGCTGCGGCCACGCGACGCGCGCGTGGTGCGGCTGTACTACGGACTGCAGGGCGAAGACCCGCACACGCTGGAGCAGATCGGCCGCTTGCTGGGCGTGACGCGCGAACGCGTCCGGCAGCTCCGGGACCGGGCGCTCCGGGAGCTGCGGGAGGGCCCCGAGGGACAGAGCCTCGCCACCTTCGCGACCTAG
- a CDS encoding histone deacetylase, producing MVQHPDCSRHDTGWGHPEHQGRLRAVMTALERALPELHEDVLPVMPSPAEVAALERAHAPGHVERVRAVCDRSVESGGIVRIDPDTPVSPGSWDAAVAASGCGIAAVDAVLDGTCRAAFCAVRPPGHHATPDRAMGFCLFNHIAVAARHALTRPGVERVLIVDWDVHHGNGTQDIFYDDPSVFFLSMHQHPLFPGTGAAGERGRGAGEGTTLNLPMPAGLPPERYVQTLLDGVDRALARFEPDLTLISAGFDAGAEDPLGGFTLTPAHFDTLTHEVVGRTRATARNRVVSFLEGGYNPDELGRNVVSHLTALRDATG from the coding sequence CTGGTTCAGCATCCCGACTGCAGCCGGCACGACACGGGCTGGGGTCACCCGGAGCACCAGGGACGGCTCCGCGCGGTGATGACCGCGCTCGAGCGGGCGCTGCCCGAGCTTCACGAGGATGTCCTCCCCGTCATGCCGTCGCCGGCCGAAGTCGCCGCACTGGAACGGGCCCACGCGCCGGGACATGTGGAACGGGTGCGGGCGGTCTGCGACCGGTCCGTCGAGAGCGGAGGGATCGTGCGGATCGATCCCGATACGCCGGTCTCGCCGGGAAGCTGGGACGCCGCCGTCGCCGCGTCCGGGTGCGGAATCGCGGCGGTGGACGCGGTCCTCGACGGAACGTGCCGCGCGGCCTTCTGCGCCGTGCGCCCGCCGGGCCACCACGCGACCCCGGATCGGGCGATGGGCTTCTGCCTCTTCAACCACATCGCCGTGGCCGCCCGTCACGCCCTGACGCGGCCGGGAGTCGAGCGGGTTCTGATCGTGGACTGGGACGTGCACCACGGAAACGGGACCCAGGACATCTTCTACGACGACCCTTCCGTGTTCTTTCTCTCGATGCACCAGCACCCGCTCTTCCCCGGCACCGGAGCCGCCGGCGAACGGGGACGGGGAGCGGGAGAGGGGACGACGCTGAACCTGCCCATGCCCGCAGGGCTTCCGCCCGAACGCTACGTGCAGACGCTGCTCGACGGCGTCGATCGCGCGCTGGCCCGCTTCGAGCCCGACCTCACGCTCATCTCCGCCGGGTTCGACGCGGGGGCGGAGGATCCGCTGGGAGGCTTCACCCTCACCCCGGCGCACTTCGACACGCTGACGCACGAGGTCGTCGGGCGGACGCGGGCCACGGCCCGAAACCGCGTGGTCTCCTTCCTCGAGGGCGGTTACAATCCCGACGAACTGGGACGCAACGTCGTCTCGCACCTGACCGCCCTTCGCGACGCCACGGGCTGA
- a CDS encoding M24 family metallopeptidase, with protein MPDLDATFLETASSELERQEIDAWLLYDFRALNPLAAHLVGLPEGQKRRYFVLVEPGKTPHALVQKIEVSGWDGWPHRLTSYVGWDEMEAALREMLRGMDTVAMEVSPRDSIPYVDHVPAGVVELVESLGPRVVSSVDLISGTAAQWGAHGQALHHAAAEILARTARTAFELAARAAGLTPEADPGTAAAFETSGEPTPATEYDLAEWIRARLRAEGLTETDTIVAVGPNAAKPHYGPPAEGSSVLAADQVFMVDLWGRVAGEPDAVFADQTWMGFLGPEPPAEVTAAWDAVVAARDAAVEVIRQNPGATGADADRAARETLIERGYEDAIFHRTGHGIDRELHGVGPTLDSIEMRDDRRLVAGVGFSVEPGVYLEGRFGHRTEIDVYMREDGPEVTPSRIQYDLWRTTGG; from the coding sequence TTGCCCGACCTCGATGCCACCTTCCTGGAGACCGCTTCCAGCGAACTCGAACGACAGGAAATCGACGCTTGGCTGCTGTACGACTTCCGGGCCCTCAATCCGCTGGCGGCGCACCTCGTCGGCCTGCCCGAAGGCCAGAAGCGCCGTTACTTCGTACTCGTCGAACCGGGGAAAACGCCGCACGCGCTCGTCCAGAAGATCGAGGTCTCCGGATGGGACGGTTGGCCGCACCGGCTCACGAGTTACGTCGGCTGGGACGAGATGGAGGCGGCGCTGCGCGAGATGCTGCGGGGCATGGATACGGTCGCGATGGAGGTGAGCCCGCGCGACTCGATCCCGTACGTGGACCACGTCCCCGCCGGCGTCGTCGAACTCGTCGAGTCGCTTGGCCCCCGGGTCGTGAGTTCGGTGGACCTGATCTCGGGGACGGCGGCCCAGTGGGGTGCCCACGGGCAAGCGCTGCACCACGCCGCGGCCGAGATCCTGGCCCGCACCGCGCGGACGGCGTTCGAACTGGCGGCGCGCGCGGCGGGGCTGACGCCCGAGGCGGACCCCGGGACGGCCGCCGCCTTCGAAACCTCCGGCGAGCCGACCCCGGCCACGGAGTACGATCTCGCCGAGTGGATCCGGGCGCGGCTGCGCGCCGAGGGCCTGACGGAGACGGACACGATCGTCGCGGTGGGGCCCAACGCCGCCAAGCCGCACTACGGACCTCCCGCCGAGGGATCGTCGGTCCTCGCGGCGGACCAGGTGTTCATGGTGGACCTGTGGGGGCGCGTGGCGGGGGAGCCCGACGCGGTCTTCGCCGACCAGACATGGATGGGTTTCCTGGGCCCGGAGCCGCCGGCCGAGGTGACCGCCGCCTGGGATGCGGTCGTCGCGGCCCGCGACGCGGCGGTCGAGGTCATCCGGCAGAACCCGGGCGCCACCGGCGCGGACGCGGACCGGGCGGCGCGAGAGACGCTGATCGAGCGCGGTTACGAGGACGCCATCTTCCATCGCACGGGGCACGGGATCGACCGCGAACTCCACGGCGTCGGTCCCACCCTCGACAGCATCGAGATGCGCGACGACCGGCGGCTCGTGGCGGGCGTCGGCTTCTCCGTCGAGCCCGGCGTCTACCTGGAGGGACGCTTCGGCCACCGGACGGAGATCGATGTCTACATGCGCGAGGACGGGCCCGAGGTCACTCCGTCCCGCATCCAGTACGATCTCTGGCGGACGACCGGCGGATGA
- a CDS encoding dipeptide epimerase produces MRISWEPFHVETAHPFGISRGVKTGDDLVWVRLEHEGIEGWGEADPSGYYGETADTVEAALRKLAPRIEEVEDPFRLENIERELASLLGRNGSARCAISSALHDWVGKRAGLPLWKLWGLDPADAPLSSFTIGIDAPDVMARKTREAEAWPILKIKLGSNDDEARLSAVRGAAPDKTLRVDANAAWTPAEAIEGIAMCAEYGVEFVEQPLPPTENDELAFVRSRAVLPIVVDESSIVASDIPRLDGLVDGINIKLAKCGGPREALRMIHTARACGLSVMLGCMLETSLGIAPAAHLASLVDYADLDGAALLRSDPFTGPRLEEGRIVLTDGPGLGVERAAAGAPA; encoded by the coding sequence ATGAGAATCTCGTGGGAGCCGTTCCACGTCGAGACGGCGCACCCCTTCGGCATCAGCCGCGGCGTGAAGACGGGCGACGACCTCGTGTGGGTGCGGCTGGAGCACGAGGGGATCGAGGGCTGGGGCGAGGCGGATCCGTCCGGGTACTACGGGGAGACCGCGGACACGGTGGAAGCCGCGCTGAGAAAGCTGGCCCCGCGGATCGAGGAGGTCGAAGACCCGTTCCGGCTCGAGAACATCGAGCGGGAACTCGCGAGCCTCCTCGGCCGCAACGGGTCGGCCCGCTGCGCCATCTCGTCGGCGCTCCACGACTGGGTCGGAAAGCGCGCCGGGCTTCCGCTCTGGAAGCTCTGGGGCCTGGACCCGGCCGACGCGCCGCTCAGTTCGTTCACGATCGGCATCGACGCCCCGGACGTCATGGCCCGGAAGACGCGCGAGGCCGAAGCGTGGCCCATCCTCAAGATCAAGCTCGGGAGCAACGACGACGAAGCGCGACTGAGCGCCGTCCGCGGCGCGGCGCCCGACAAGACTCTGCGCGTGGACGCGAACGCGGCCTGGACGCCGGCGGAAGCCATCGAGGGGATCGCGATGTGCGCCGAGTACGGGGTGGAGTTCGTGGAGCAGCCGCTCCCGCCGACGGAGAACGACGAGTTGGCCTTCGTCCGCTCGCGCGCGGTTCTCCCCATCGTCGTGGACGAGTCGAGCATCGTGGCGAGCGACATCCCGCGACTCGACGGGCTCGTCGATGGCATCAACATCAAGCTCGCCAAGTGCGGCGGTCCGCGAGAGGCGCTGCGCATGATCCACACCGCCCGCGCGTGCGGCCTTTCGGTGATGCTCGGGTGCATGCTCGAGACGAGCCTCGGGATCGCGCCCGCGGCGCACCTGGCCTCGCTCGTGGACTACGCCGACCTGGATGGCGCCGCGCTCCTCCGGTCCGATCCGTTCACGGGCCCGCGCCTGGAGGAGGGTCGCATCGTCCTGACCGACGGTCCGGGGCTCGGTGTCGAGCGCGCCGCCGCGGGGGCGCCCGCCTGA
- a CDS encoding phosphoribosylanthranilate isomerase has product MCCIESPGEAELAARCGATAIGLVSAMPSGPGVIEEAAIRRIVAGAPPGVATFLLTSRTDLGEIVDQQRRTRADTLQLVDRVAPDALRGLRRRLPGVSLVQVVHVRGEHSVEEAVAVAPLVDAVLLDSGDPDLPVRQLGGTGRVHDWSHSRAIVERAGCPVYLAGGLRPTNVAAAVRAVRPFGVDVCSGVRTDGRLDERLLRRFMRAARGGRDG; this is encoded by the coding sequence ATCTGCTGCATCGAGAGCCCCGGGGAGGCCGAGCTCGCCGCCCGGTGCGGGGCGACGGCGATCGGGCTCGTGTCGGCGATGCCGAGCGGGCCGGGGGTCATCGAGGAAGCCGCGATCCGCCGCATCGTGGCCGGGGCCCCGCCCGGCGTCGCGACCTTCCTGCTCACGTCGCGGACGGACCTCGGGGAGATCGTGGATCAGCAGCGCCGGACCCGGGCCGACACGCTCCAGCTCGTGGACCGGGTGGCGCCCGACGCGCTCCGCGGCCTGCGCCGCCGGCTGCCGGGCGTCTCGCTCGTTCAGGTCGTCCACGTCCGGGGAGAGCACTCCGTGGAAGAGGCGGTCGCGGTGGCGCCGCTCGTCGACGCGGTCCTGCTCGACTCGGGGGACCCGGACCTCCCCGTGCGGCAACTCGGGGGCACGGGTCGCGTCCACGACTGGAGCCACAGCCGCGCCATCGTCGAGCGGGCCGGCTGCCCGGTCTACCTCGCGGGCGGCCTCCGTCCAACCAACGTGGCCGCGGCCGTGCGCGCGGTCCGTCCCTTCGGCGTGGACGTCTGCTCGGGGGTGAGAACGGACGGGCGGCTCGACGAGAGGCTGCTGCGACGCTTCATGCGCGCCGCGCGAGGCGGCCGGGACGGGTAG
- the priA gene encoding primosomal protein N', whose translation MKAPREACSAGVCEVAVARTFLGTLAYSIPASLVGAVEPGMRVRVPLGGGTAVGVVDRLGLRADRERKPRLRELRGVLDDAPVLDAPLLELCRWVSDYYVAPLGVVLRAALPPGALGSRAGGGGSPGRPRTERVLRLVRELRTLNEREHAFGRANRQRELYETLESVGGQADVGHLTKQLGFSRGVLDGLVERRLAEFVEREVERDPFAGPVEPEVRFTLTPDQVRVVSDLERLDAPGRVALLRGVTGSGKTAVYLEVLERQLALGRSGIFLVPEIALTPQTVQRFRARFGDEVTVLHSGLSDGERFDAWRSLREGRKRIAIGPRSAVFAPVRNLGAIIVDEEHESSYKQSDVPRYHARSVAIVRARLEGALCVLGSATPALESWENARTGLYRLLELEERVTGHGLPSVELVDLRADAGEGPGRDAEDPPPGGGPRVFSERLRKAIAARLERDEQTILFLNRRGYASYAECAACGHVWSCDACSVTLTYHRRRRQLVCHHCGATSPPPSGCGECGGPAPRYTGIGTEQVERRVGELFPAAGIARMDLDTTGSKWAHVEILDAFRRREVDILLGTQMIAKGLDFPQVTLVGVINADVGLHLPDFRASERTFQLLEQVAGRAGRGEEPGEVLVQTSRPRHYALAAAAEHDYVGFAERELGDREEPGYPPHRRLANLVVSGKTESRVIDVTEELSEWTRRLIRDRRLAGIEVIGPAPCPIDRLRERWRWHFLIKADRAATLGGVLRFLGEQRGQPGSGLRLEIDRDPEALL comes from the coding sequence GTGAAGGCGCCGCGGGAGGCGTGCTCCGCCGGCGTGTGCGAGGTCGCCGTCGCGCGGACGTTCCTCGGCACGCTCGCGTACTCGATCCCCGCCTCGCTCGTCGGCGCCGTGGAGCCGGGCATGCGCGTTCGCGTCCCGCTAGGCGGCGGGACGGCGGTCGGCGTCGTGGACCGCCTCGGGCTGAGGGCGGACCGGGAACGGAAACCGCGACTGCGGGAGCTGCGGGGCGTCCTCGACGATGCGCCGGTGCTTGACGCGCCCCTCCTCGAGCTCTGCCGGTGGGTCTCGGACTACTACGTGGCGCCGCTCGGCGTGGTCCTCCGAGCAGCCCTCCCCCCGGGTGCGCTCGGGTCCCGGGCCGGTGGGGGCGGGAGTCCCGGAAGACCGCGCACCGAGCGCGTGCTGCGGCTCGTGCGGGAGCTGCGAACGCTGAACGAGCGGGAGCACGCATTCGGGCGGGCGAATCGGCAGCGCGAGCTGTACGAGACGCTCGAGTCGGTCGGCGGGCAGGCGGACGTCGGGCACCTGACGAAGCAACTCGGCTTCAGCCGGGGCGTGCTCGACGGGCTCGTGGAGCGGCGGCTCGCGGAGTTCGTCGAGCGCGAGGTGGAGCGGGATCCGTTCGCCGGCCCGGTCGAGCCTGAGGTCCGGTTCACGTTGACTCCGGACCAGGTTCGGGTCGTCAGCGACCTCGAACGGCTCGACGCGCCGGGCCGCGTCGCACTCCTGCGCGGCGTGACGGGCTCGGGTAAGACCGCCGTCTACCTCGAGGTGCTGGAGCGCCAACTCGCGCTGGGCCGCTCCGGCATCTTCCTCGTGCCGGAGATCGCGCTCACCCCCCAGACCGTGCAGCGCTTCCGGGCCCGCTTCGGCGACGAGGTCACCGTGCTGCACTCGGGGCTCTCGGACGGGGAACGCTTCGACGCCTGGCGGAGTCTGCGCGAGGGCAGGAAGCGGATCGCGATCGGCCCGCGTTCGGCGGTGTTCGCGCCGGTCCGGAACCTGGGCGCGATCATCGTCGACGAGGAACACGAGAGCAGCTACAAGCAGTCCGACGTGCCGCGCTACCACGCCCGTTCGGTCGCGATCGTGCGCGCGCGCCTGGAAGGGGCGTTGTGCGTGCTCGGGTCCGCGACTCCGGCCCTCGAGAGCTGGGAGAATGCGCGAACCGGGCTCTATCGCCTGCTCGAACTCGAGGAACGGGTGACGGGCCACGGGCTCCCGTCCGTGGAACTCGTCGACCTGCGCGCCGACGCCGGCGAGGGCCCGGGACGGGACGCGGAGGACCCCCCTCCGGGCGGCGGACCCCGGGTCTTCTCCGAACGGCTGCGGAAGGCGATCGCCGCCCGCCTGGAACGGGACGAGCAGACGATCCTCTTCCTCAACCGCCGCGGATACGCCTCCTACGCCGAGTGCGCGGCCTGCGGGCACGTGTGGAGTTGCGACGCCTGCTCCGTGACCCTCACGTATCATCGCCGGCGCCGGCAACTCGTGTGTCATCACTGCGGCGCGACGAGCCCTCCACCGTCCGGGTGCGGCGAGTGCGGTGGTCCCGCGCCGCGCTACACCGGGATCGGCACCGAACAGGTCGAACGCCGCGTGGGCGAGCTGTTTCCGGCGGCCGGCATCGCCCGCATGGACCTCGACACGACGGGCTCCAAGTGGGCGCACGTCGAGATTCTGGACGCGTTCCGGAGGCGGGAGGTCGACATCCTGCTCGGCACGCAGATGATCGCCAAGGGCCTCGACTTCCCGCAGGTCACGCTCGTGGGAGTGATCAACGCGGATGTCGGTCTCCATCTCCCGGACTTCCGCGCCAGCGAACGCACCTTCCAACTCCTCGAGCAGGTCGCCGGACGGGCCGGGCGGGGCGAGGAGCCGGGGGAGGTGCTCGTCCAGACCTCGCGTCCGCGGCACTACGCGCTCGCCGCGGCCGCGGAGCATGACTACGTCGGCTTTGCGGAACGGGAACTCGGGGACCGGGAGGAACCCGGCTATCCGCCGCACCGCCGGCTCGCCAACCTCGTCGTCTCCGGGAAGACGGAGTCCCGGGTGATCGACGTCACCGAAGAGCTGTCCGAGTGGACGCGGCGGCTGATCAGGGATCGCAGGCTCGCCGGGATCGAGGTCATCGGTCCGGCTCCCTGCCCGATCGACCGACTCCGGGAGCGGTGGAGGTGGCACTTCCTGATCAAGGCGGATCGCGCCGCCACGCTCGGCGGCGTGCTGCGCTTTCTCGGAGAGCAGCGGGGCCAGCCCGGTTCGGGCCTCCGCCTCGAGATCGACCGCGATCCAGAGGCGCTCCTCTGA
- a CDS encoding HNH endonuclease, with the protein MTIIPVRRAVRLLIDRKADALEVDSERPIRSERVRMDTPVVIRLVRFIQIPRRFRRQVTNTFLFARDAYRCQYCGRHRRELGYRESLTRDHVTPISRGGDNGWSNVVTACSKCNLKKADRLLEECGFSLPVEPREPNHVELIWAVRSVTPVQARYIGMFYGEDVLRALTP; encoded by the coding sequence TTGACGATCATTCCGGTCCGGCGCGCCGTTCGCCTGCTCATCGACCGGAAGGCCGACGCGCTGGAGGTGGATTCGGAACGTCCGATCCGATCCGAGCGCGTCCGGATGGATACGCCCGTCGTCATCCGCCTCGTCCGGTTCATCCAGATTCCCCGCCGTTTCCGCCGCCAGGTCACGAACACCTTCCTGTTCGCGCGCGACGCCTATCGCTGTCAGTACTGCGGCCGTCACCGGCGGGAGCTGGGGTATCGCGAGTCGCTGACCCGCGACCACGTGACGCCGATCTCGCGTGGCGGAGACAACGGGTGGTCGAACGTGGTCACGGCCTGCAGCAAGTGCAACCTGAAGAAGGCGGACCGTCTGCTGGAGGAGTGCGGGTTCTCGCTTCCGGTGGAACCCCGCGAACCCAACCACGTCGAGCTGATCTGGGCCGTCCGCAGCGTCACGCCGGTGCAGGCGCGGTACATCGGCATGTTCTATGGTGAGGACGTGCTGCGCGCGCTGACGCCCTGA